In the Granulosicoccus antarcticus IMCC3135 genome, CTAGGCACGGGGATCGCCTTATTGTGGCCAGCGATGGTGTACCTGTTGCATCAGCAACTGGGTGCATGGCCATTATTGCTGGTCGGCTCAATGCTGCTGGCCTGGCGCATGCCGCGTGCGCGCGGTATTGCGCTGGCAGTGGCTGCGATGCTTTTGCTGCCCGGCCTGTTTGGCCAACCCGAACTGGGTATGCGCTTTTACCCCGTAGGAGTCAGCCTTGCCATGTTGTTGCTCTTTGGCAGCAGCCTGATCTCAGGCATGCCAATGGTAGAGCAGATCGCCCGCTTGAAGGACCCACAATTGCCCGCTGCCGCTATTCCCTATACCCGTAAAGTCACCTGGGCATGGTGCCTGTTCTTTGTAGTGAACGGCAGCATTGCCGCATGGACCGCAGTCTATGGCAGCATGCAGCAATGGCTGAGCTACAACGGACTCATCAGTTATTGCCTGATGGGACTGATGTTTGCCGTCGAGTGGTGCTTACGTCCCCGCCAGCAAACTCACTGACATGTACTACTCACTGTGTTCACAACCCTGGCTGATGCCCGATGATGCCAGCTGGCATTGGCAGGAATCATTGTCTGAGCATTGGGTCACACCAGCGCGCCTGTCAGCCTTGCTGCCAGATGCTCGCGACTGGTTGTCCAGGCATCCCGGTCAACGCTACCTGCTTCACAGCGACAGTGCCCTGCATTTCAGTGCAGCATTGCTGGCTTGCTGGGAACAGGGAAAAATCGTGGTCTTGTCACCGGATGAGCACCCCGCCACCTTGGCAGCACTTCAATCCAGCACCGATCAGACAATACCGACCCGCCTACCGGCACGCGAGTCCCACGAAAGTGCATTGGTCAGCCAACCTCAGGCTCGTACCATGGATGCATCTGCCATTGCCGTGGAACTGCACACCTCGGGCACCAGCGGGCAACCCCTGAAGGTCGTAAAGCACTTCTCGCAGCTGGACAACGAGCTGGGCGTGCACGCCGCCCTGTGGCCGCTGACGAACGCCTGTGTGATCTCTCAGGTCAGCCATCTGCATATCTACGGGCTGCTGACAGCCATTCTGCGTCCAATATGCGAAAAAGTACCGTTCAGCAACTCCCAGACTCGATTTCCGGAGGTGTTGCTTCAGCACCTGATCGAGGTTCAGCAGCATGCCATGCCGGCCACCATCATCAGTTCGCCAGCACAGCTGTCTCGCATGCCCGATGAGGTGCTGGGCACGGATGTACCGCCCGTCACCAGTCCGCAACGCCTGTTTTCCTCGGGTGCCCCCTTGTCCCAGCAGGATGCAATCCGCAGCGAGTCCTTATTTGGCTGTGAAGTGATCGAAATCTATGGCAGTACAGAAACAGGCGGTATTGCCACACGCCGACAATCGCAAGCAGCAGCATGGGACCCCTTGCCGGGTGTCACCATCAGCAATGTCGATGACTGCCTGTGTGTACATTCCCAATTTCTCGAAAATCCGTCTCAGCCCTGGATGCAGGCGGACAGAATTCAGTTGCAGGGGCAAACGTTTACCTTGTTGGGGCGTCAGGACAGAATCGCCAAGATTGCTGGCAAGCGTGTGTCACTGGGTCGTGTCGAACGCCTGCTCGAAGACTTTGACAAGGTGACTCAGTTACGCTGTATTGATCTGAACCCTCAACATGATCGACTCGGCATGGTGGTCGCCATGTCGCCAGATGCCCTGCCACAGACACACGCTGAACGACAGGCATTGCAACAGCAAATGCAAGCTCACCTGGCCCGCGAACTTGATCCGATCTCCATTCCACGCTATTGGCGTCTGGTTGACAGCATTCCTCTCAATTCGCAGGGCAAGCCTGATCGAATAGCCATTTCGCGCCTGTTCGCCGACTTGTACGACCGGAGTCTGCCACGCTGGCTGGGCCAGAGTCGGCCCGATGCAAACACCGCAATCTGCCAGCTTGAAGTGCCCTTCAGGCTAGCCAGTCTTGAGGGTCATTTTGAAGGCTTGCCGCTTGTCCCTGGCATGGTCATGGTCCAGTGGGGCTGTGATCTGGCCGCAGAAGCATTCGCCCCTCTGGGAGACTTTCGCGGTCTGAGCAGGCTCAAGTTTCAGCAAATTCTGCAACCCGGCCAACGGCTCACCCTGCGCGTTGAACGAAAGCCTCACTGTATTGCCTTTTCAGTGACATCAGCACTAGGCAGACACTGTATGGGTCAGCTGGATTTCTCCGGCCTTGCGGAAAAAACAATCCCATGACTGACTTTCGAGTCTGCGCCCTGGTTCCGGTATACAACCACCCCGGCACCATTACCAAGGTCTGTCGTGAACTCAGTGACATGGGCATGCCCGTGTTGCTGGTCGATGATGGTTGCAGTGCCCCTAATGCAAAGGAGCTGGACCAGCTGAGCACTGGACAAGATGTTCACTTGCTACGACTCGAAGACAATCATGGCAAAGGCTATGCGGTTCG is a window encoding:
- a CDS encoding AMP-binding protein, giving the protein MYYSLCSQPWLMPDDASWHWQESLSEHWVTPARLSALLPDARDWLSRHPGQRYLLHSDSALHFSAALLACWEQGKIVVLSPDEHPATLAALQSSTDQTIPTRLPARESHESALVSQPQARTMDASAIAVELHTSGTSGQPLKVVKHFSQLDNELGVHAALWPLTNACVISQVSHLHIYGLLTAILRPICEKVPFSNSQTRFPEVLLQHLIEVQQHAMPATIISSPAQLSRMPDEVLGTDVPPVTSPQRLFSSGAPLSQQDAIRSESLFGCEVIEIYGSTETGGIATRRQSQAAAWDPLPGVTISNVDDCLCVHSQFLENPSQPWMQADRIQLQGQTFTLLGRQDRIAKIAGKRVSLGRVERLLEDFDKVTQLRCIDLNPQHDRLGMVVAMSPDALPQTHAERQALQQQMQAHLARELDPISIPRYWRLVDSIPLNSQGKPDRIAISRLFADLYDRSLPRWLGQSRPDANTAICQLEVPFRLASLEGHFEGLPLVPGMVMVQWGCDLAAEAFAPLGDFRGLSRLKFQQILQPGQRLTLRVERKPHCIAFSVTSALGRHCMGQLDFSGLAEKTIP